From Rhinoraja longicauda isolate Sanriku21f chromosome 30, sRhiLon1.1, whole genome shotgun sequence, a single genomic window includes:
- the mfn2 gene encoding mitofusin-2, with the protein MSLMFSRSHPVVIGKKDKRLMAEVNASPLKHFVTAKKKINGIFDQLAAYIKESATFLKETYQDGELDPITTEEQVLEVTGYLSKVGGISEVLARRHMKVAFFGRTSNGKSTVINAMLWDKVLPSGIGHTTNCFLRVEGSDGNEAYLLTEGSEEKRNIKTVNHLAHALHQDDQLTVGSLVSVMWPKMKCALLRDDLVLVDSPGIDVTTELDSWIDKFCLDADVFVLVANSESTLMQTEKQFFHKVNERLSQPNIFILNNRWDASASEPEYMDEVRRQHMDRCTSFLADELGVVDRAQAIDRIFFVSAKEVLNTRIQKAQGMPEGGGALAEGYQARMFEFQNFERRFEECISQSAVKTKFEQHTVRAKQISETLRRIMGAVHVSANEQRVHCLNQREERMDRLEFIENQLDLLTQDCKSKIKQITEEVERQVSNAMADEIRHLSTLLDDFHLDFHPSMVVLKVYKNELHKHLEEGLGRNMSERCSVTITSSLQKTQQEMIDSLQPLLPSVERGHVDLPIPRQCFNLSYDLNCDRLCTDFQEDIEFHFSLGWTMLVSRFLGPKNGRRALAGCSDQVPMQLAITPVSTSLPQLPQGSMTQEELMVSMVTGLASLTSRTSMGIIVVGGVVWKAVGWRLIALSVGMYGLLYVYERLTWTTRAKERAFKRQFVDYAAEKLQLIVSYTGSNCSHQVQQELAGTFAQLCQQVDVTQQNLNVEIKDLNKKIEQLDSLQSKAKLLRNKAGWLDSELNMFTQQYLQQSS; encoded by the exons ATGTCTCTGATGTTCTCACGCTCACACCCAGTTGTAATTGGTAAAAAAGACAAGCGCCTGATGGCTGAGGTTAACGCTTCACCGCTCAAACACTTTGTCACTGCTAAAAAGAAGATCAATGGAATCTTTGACCAGCTTGCAGCCTACATCAAGGAGAGTGCTACATTCCTCAAAG AAACGTACCAGGATGGAGAACTGGATCCAATCACTACAGAAGAGCAGGTACTGGAGGTGACTGGTTACCTCTCAAAGGTTGGGGGAATCAGTGAGGTGCTGGCACGGCGACACATGAAGGTGGCATTTTTTGGCAG GACAAGCAACGGGAAAAGCACTGTGATCAACGCCATGCTGTGGGACAAAGTCCTGCCCTCGGGAATTGGCCACACCACCAACTGCTTCCTCCGTGTGGAAGGATCAGATGGGAATGAAGCCTATCTGCTCACAGAAGGATCGGAGGAGAAACGGAATATCAAG ACGGTGAACCACTTGGCTCATGCTCTGCACCAGGATGACCAGCTCACTGTTGGCAGTCTCGTTTCTGTCATGTGGCCCAAGATGAAGTGTGCCTTACTGCGAGATGACCTGGTGCTTGTGGACAG TCCCGGAATTGATGTAACCACCGAGcttgatagctggattgataaGTTCTGCCTGGATGCTGATGTGTTTGTGTTGGTCGCGAACTCTGAATCAACATTAATGCAGACG GAAAAGCAGTTTTTTCATAAAGTCAATGAGCGATTGTCTCAACCCAATATCTTTATCCTCAATAACCGCTGGGATGCATCCGCATCTGAACCTGAATACATGGATGAG GTGCGGCGCCAGCACATGGACCGCTGCACCAGTTTCCTGGCAGACGAGCTCGGAGTTGTGGACAGGGCTCAGGCCATTGATCGCATTTTCTTTGTATCAGCCAAGGAAGTTTTGAACACTCGGATCCAAAAAGCCCAAGGGATGCCTGAAGGAG GTGGAGCGCTGGCTGAGGGATACCAGGCAAGAATGTTTGAATTCCAAAACTTTGAGCGTCGGTTTGAG GAATGTATTTCGCAGTCAGCAGTTAAAACCAAGTTTGAGCAACACACTGTTCGAGCCAAGCAGATCTCAGAGACCCTGCGGCGAATTATGGGTGCTGTGCATGTTTCTGCCAATGAACAGAG GGTGCATTGCCTGaatcagagagaggagagaatggaTCGATTGGAGTTTATTGAGAATCAGCTGGATTTGTTAACTCAGGATTGTAAAAGCAAGATCAAACAAATTACTGAGGAGGTGGAGCGACAG GTCTCTAATGCAATGGCAGACGAAATACGACACCTTTCCACGTTGTTGGATGATTTCCACTTGGATTTTCACCCCTCCATGGTAGTGCTCAAAGTCTATAAAAAT GAGCTTCATAAACACCTTGAGGAAGGTCTTGGACGCAACATGTCTGAGCGTTGCTCTGTCACCATTACCTCCAGCCTCCAGAAAACCCAGCAAGAAATGATTG ACAGCCTCCAGCCTCTACtgccatctgtggagagaggccaTGTCGATCTTCCAATCCCTCGTCAATGCTTCAATCTCAGTTATGATCTGAACTGTGATCGGCTCTGCACAGATTTCCAGGAGGATATTGAATTTCACTTCTCACTCGGATGGACGATGCTTGTCAGTCGTTTCCTTGGACCAAAAAATGGCCGCAGGGCATTGGCGGGATGCAGTGACCAG GTGCCAATGCAACTGGCTATTACCCCTGTCAGCACCAGCTTGCCACAGTTACCCCAAGGGTCGATGACCCAGGAAGAACTTATGGTGTCCATGGTAACTGGATTAGCATCTTTAACTTCACGGACATCAATGGGAATAATCGTAGTTGGTGGTGTG GTGTGGAAGGCAGTGGGTTGGCGGCTGATTGCACTGTCAGTTGGAATGTATGGTCTCCTGTATGTGTATGAGCGTCTGACGTGGACAACCAGAGCAAAGGAACGAGCCTTCAAGCGGCAGTTTGTGGACTATGCTGCTGAGAAACTACAGCTCATAGTCAGTTACACAGGTTCCAACTGCAGTCATCAGGTGCAACA AGAGCTGGCAGGGACATTTGCCCAGCTGTGTCAGCAGGTGGATGTAACACAGCAGAACCTGAATGTGGAAATTAAAGACCTGAATAAGAAGATTGAACAGCTGGATTCACTCCAGAGTAAAGCCAAGCTGCTCAG GAACAAGGCCGGCTGGTTAGACAGTGAGCTGAACATGTTTACTCAGCAGTACCTGCAGCAGAGCAGTTGA